From a single Paraburkholderia youngii genomic region:
- the bphD gene encoding 2-hydroxy-6-oxo-6-phenylhexa-2,4-dienoate hydrolase, whose translation MTLTEASTSKFVTINEPGLENFTIHFNDAGHGPAVAMLHGGGPGASGWSNYYRNVDALVNAGFRVLLIDSPGFNKSGEIVSDVPRNLLNARATKGVLDALGIANVHLVGNSMGGASALSFALEYPERLDRMVLMGPGAQGPSILQPQPGEGIKRMFKLYAEPTYENFEAMLEVFVYWPGAITEELRRGRWNNIESNLNHLKNFIASSKLCPVTTWDLSARFPQIAHKTLITWGRDDRFVPLDHGLRMINTLQDARLHILPQCGHWAQWEHADEFNRLVIDFLNN comes from the coding sequence ATGACCTTGACCGAAGCCAGCACCAGCAAGTTCGTGACGATCAACGAACCTGGTCTCGAGAACTTCACCATCCATTTCAACGACGCCGGCCACGGCCCGGCCGTCGCCATGCTGCACGGCGGCGGGCCCGGCGCAAGCGGCTGGAGCAACTACTACCGCAATGTCGACGCGCTGGTGAACGCGGGATTTCGAGTGCTGCTCATCGACAGCCCCGGCTTCAATAAATCAGGCGAGATCGTCAGCGACGTGCCCCGCAACCTGCTGAACGCGCGCGCGACCAAAGGGGTGCTCGATGCGCTCGGCATCGCCAACGTGCATCTGGTCGGCAACTCGATGGGCGGAGCATCGGCATTGAGCTTCGCGCTGGAGTATCCGGAACGCCTCGATCGCATGGTGTTGATGGGACCTGGCGCTCAGGGTCCGAGCATCCTCCAGCCTCAGCCGGGCGAAGGCATCAAACGCATGTTCAAGCTCTATGCAGAACCCACCTATGAGAACTTCGAGGCCATGCTCGAAGTGTTCGTGTACTGGCCTGGCGCCATCACCGAGGAGTTGCGTCGCGGACGCTGGAACAACATCGAGTCGAACCTGAACCACCTGAAGAACTTCATCGCGAGTTCGAAGCTTTGCCCCGTGACCACATGGGACCTGTCCGCACGCTTTCCGCAAATCGCTCACAAGACGCTGATCACGTGGGGCCGCGACGACCGCTTCGTGCCTCTCGATCACGGCCTGCGCATGATCAATACCTTGCAGGATGCGCGACTCCATATCCTGCCGCAGTGCGGCCACTGGGCTCAGTGGGAACACGCCGACGAGTTCAACCGCCTCGTCATCGACTTCCTGAATAACTAA